One Cyprinus carpio isolate SPL01 chromosome A16, ASM1834038v1, whole genome shotgun sequence genomic region harbors:
- the LOC109105012 gene encoding sodium bicarbonate cotransporter 3-like isoform X7, whose product MMQDFWGEVVNLRTTRGATRFSGNDEEAVVDQGKTSSTIHTNFEKEELESHRAVYVGVHVPFGKQSRRRHRHRGHKHHRKRKDRGCEREDGRESPVYDTPSQRVQFILGTEDDDEEHIPHDLFTELDELSFRDGQAYEWKETARWLKFEEDVEDGGERWSKPYVATLSLHSLFELRSYIINGTVMLDMRANTIEDITDMVLDNMVASEQLDESLREKVRDAVLKRHHHQNEKKLSNRIPLVRSFADIGKKHSDLHLLERNGLLASPQSAPGSLENSKPSESRMNGGGGSRENSTVDFSRDSQSPFHCSCGSLGGRGKRPAVDMNFMKKIPPGAEASNVLVGEVDFLERPIIAFIRLSPAVLLTGLTEVPVSTRFLFLLLGPLGKGGQYHEIGRSIATLMTDEIFHDVAYKAKDRNDLLSGIDEFLDQVTVLPPGEWDPTIRIEPPKSVPSQEKRKMPSMPNGSSPLSEIIKEEEHHTGPELQRTGRIFGGLVLDVKRKAPFYWSDVRDALSLQCLASILFLYCACMSPVITFGGLLGEATKNNISAIESLFGASLTGVAFSLFSGQPLTILGSTGPVLVFEKILFKFCSDYGLSYLPLRTSIGLWTAFLCIVLVATDASSLVCYITRFTEEAFAALICLIFIYEALEKLFQLGEMFPFNMHDNLDNLTFYTCQCSPPSNITEKMVQTWNQSDFTPDTINWSELDVPNCKKLHGEFVGPACGHSGPYIPDVLFWSVILFFTTFFLSSFLKQFKTKRYFPTKVRSSISDFAVFLTIMIMVLVDYLVGVPSPKLHVPDTFEPTSKSRGWLISPLGDNPTWTLFAAAIPALLCTILIFMDQQITAVIINRKEHKLKKGCGYHLDLLVVAVMLGVCSVMGLPWFVAATVLSISHVNSLKVESECSAPGEQPKFLGILEQRITGLMIFVLMGLSVFMTSILKFIPMPVLYGVFLYMGVSSLKGIQFFDRIKLFGMPAKHQPDLIYLRYVPLWKVHIFTIVQFTCLVLLWVIKASAAAVVFPMMVLALVFVRKLLDFCFLKRELSWLDDLMPESKKKKEDDKKKKAKERPLDVCNQEAQRMMEVDGGMEVPYDNGDHLEIPVKSLKVSEEKMVSIKINVEDEQGDKCVDTETSL is encoded by the exons GTCACAGGGCAGTTTACGTTGGCGTACATGTTCCTTTTGGAAAACAAAGCAGGCGTAGACATCGCCACCGTGGTCACAAGCACCATCGGAAAAGGAAGGACAGAGGGTGCGAGCGAGAGGATGGGAGAGAATCGCCAGTGTACG ATACTCCCTCACAGAGGGTCCAGTTTATCCTCGGCactgaggatgatgatgaggagcATATTCCTCATGATCTCTTCACTGAGCTCGATGAGCTGTCCTTCCGTGACGGACAGGCTTATGAGTGGAAGGAGACGGCCAG GTGGTTGAAGTTCGAGGAGGATGTAGAGGATGGCGGAGAGCGCTGGAGTAAGCCCTACGTCGCTACGCTTTCCCTGCACAGCCTGTTTGAGTTACGGAGCTACATTATCAATGGCACAGTCATGCTGGACATGAGAGCAAACACCATTGAGGATATAACAG ACATGGTATTAGACAACATGGTGGCTTCTGAGCAGCTGGATGAGAGTTTGAGGGAGAAGGTGCGGGACGCCGTGCTGAAGAGACATCACCACCAGAATGAGAAGAAACTTAGCAATCGCATCCCGCTTGTACGCTCCTTCGCCGACATAGGCAAGAAACATTCAGACCTGCACTTGCTTGAGAGGAATG GCCTTCTTGCGTCCCCCCAGTCGGCCCCGGGGAGCCTGGAGAACAGTAAACCCAGTGAAAGCCGTATGAACGGTGGCGGTGGCAGCAGGGAAAACAGCACTGTGGACTTTAGCAGG GACAGCCAATCCCCTTTTCACTGTAGTTGTGGCTCTCTGGGAGGGCGCGGAAAAAGGCCTGCA GTGGACATGAATTTCATGAAGAAAATTCCTCCGGGTGCTGAAGCTTCAAATGTTTTGGTGGGGGAGGTTGATTTCCTTGAGCGTCCAATCATTGCTTTTATCCGTCTCTCACCTGCTGTTCTTCTCACTGGACTGACCGAAGTGCCCGTTTCAACAAG GTTTCTATTCTTGTTGTTGGGACCTTTAGGTAAAGGGGGCCAATACCATGAGATTGGCAGGTCAATAGCTACTTTAATGACAGATGAG ATCTTTCATGATGTAGCATACAAAGCCAAAGACAGAAATGACCTTCTGTCTGGCATAGATGAGTTCTTGGATCAGGTGACAGTGCTGCCTCCAGGAGAATGGGACCCCACGATACGAATCGAGCCGCCAAAGAGCGTCCCATCTCAG GAGAAGAGGAAGATGCCTTCCATGCCTAATGGCTCTTCTCCACTATCAGAGATTATCAAAGAAGAGGAACACCACACTGGACCTGAACTCCAGAGGACAGGACG GATATTTGGGGGTCTGGTGTTAGACGTTAAGCGGAAAGCTCCGTTTTACTGGAGCGATGTGCGAGACGCTCTCAGCCTGCAGTGCCTGGCCTCCATCCTTTTCCTCTATTGTGCCTGCATGTCCCCTGTCATCACCTTCGGAGGCCTTCTGGGGGAAGCCACCAAAAACAACATA AGTGCCATTGAGTCGCTGTTTGGAGCTTCACTGACCGGTGTGGCCTTCTCCTTGTTTTCTGGTCAGCCTCTCACTATCCTGGGCAGCACTGGGCCAGTTCTAGTTTTTGAGAAGATTCTTTTTAAGTTCTGCAG TGACTACGGTCTGTCCTACCTCCCTCTGCGCACTAGCATTGGCCTGTGGACGGCCTTCTTGTGCATTGTGTTGGTTGCCACAGACGCCAGTTCTCTAGTGTGCTATATAACAAGATTCACGGAGGAAGCCTTCGCTGCTCTCATCTGCCTCATTTTCATCTATGAGGCCTTGGAGAAACTCTTCCAGCTGGgggagatgttccctttcaacaTGCACGACAATTTGGACAACCTCACGTTTTACAC ATGTCAGTGTTCACCTCCATCCAATATCACAGAGAAGATGGTACAGACATGGAATCAGTCAGATTTTACTCCTGACACCATTAACTGGAGTGAGCTTGATGTGCCA aactGCAAGAAACTCCATGGCGAGTTTGTGGGTCCTGCTTGTGGTCATAGTGGCCCGTACATCCCTGACGTATTGTTCTGGTCTGTCATTCTGTTCTTCACCACTTTCTTCCTGTCATCCTTCCTCAAGCAGTTCAAGACCAAGCGCTATTTCCCCACTAAG GTCCGCTCTTCAATCAgtgactttgcagtttttctaaCCATCATGATTATGGTCTTGGTTGATTACTTGGTGGGCGTCCCCTCTCCTAAACTACATGTCCCAGATACCTTTGAG CCCACCTCTAAGAGCCGGGGCTGGCTGATCTCTCCTCTGGGCGATAACCCCACATGGACGTTGTTTGCAGCAGCCATTCCTGCCCTTCTGTGCACCATCCTCATCTTCATGGATCAGCAGATCACCGCTGTCATCATCAACCGTAAAGAACACAAGCTTAAG AAAGGCTGTGGGTATCATCTTGACCTTCTGGTGGTGGCCGTGATGCTCGGTGTGTGTTCTGTGATGGGCTTGCCCTGGTTTGTCGCTGCCACCGTCCTCTCCATCTCTCACGTCAACAGTTTAAAGGTGGAGTCGGAGTGCTCGGCCCCGGGGGAGCAGCCCAAATTTTTGGGTATTCTTGAGCAGAGGATTACTGGACTCATGATCTTTGTGCTTATGGGTCTGTCTGTCTTCATGACATCTATTCTAAAG TTTATCCCAATGCCCGTCTTGTATGGAGTGTTCCTCTACATGGGTGTGTCCTCACTCAAAGGCATACAG TTCTTTGACCGTATTAAGCTGTTTGGGATGCCTGCAAAGCACCAGCCTGACTTGATCTACCTGAGATATGTGCCGCTGTGGAAGGTTCACATATTCACAATAGTTCAGTTCACCTGCCTGGTACTGCTGTGGGTCATTAAAGCGTCTGCTGCCGCGGTAGTCTTCCCTATGATG GTTCTTGCTCTGGTATTTGTGAGGAAGCTTCTGGATTTCTGCTTTTTGAAGAGGGAGCTTAGCTGGTTGGATGACCTAATGCCAGAAAGCAAGAAGAAAAAGGAAGAcgacaaaaagaaaaaggcaaaagAG AGACCTCTTGATGTGTGTAACCAGGAAGCACAGCGCATGATGGAGGTTGATGGAGGAATGGAGGTCCCCTATGATAATGGTGACCACCTGGAAATCCCTGTGAAGAGCCTTAAAGTCAG TGAAGAGAAGATGGTTAGTATTAAGATCAATGTGGAAGACGAGCAGGGGGATAAATGTGTGGATACAGAGACATCATTATGA
- the LOC109105012 gene encoding sodium bicarbonate cotransporter 3-like isoform X10, whose amino-acid sequence MMQDFWGEVVNLRTTRGATRFSGNDEEAVVDQGKTSSTIHTNFEKEELESHRAVYVGVHVPFGKQSRRRHRHRGHKHHRKRKDRGCEREDGRESPVYDTPSQRVQFILGTEDDDEEHIPHDLFTELDELSFRDGQAYEWKETARWLKFEEDVEDGGERWSKPYVATLSLHSLFELRSYIINGTVMLDMRANTIEDITDMVLDNMVASEQLDESLREKVRDAVLKRHHHQNEKKLSNRIPLVRSFADIGKKHSDLHLLERNGEGLSASRLSILRRTSSTSTPPRSRCPSRDSRGSSIILNQLLPSANSSPNASPSATPQNTPPTAHRASSSCHSPGPSQQGPELVVARGWKEDIPEVMVFPPEEEEEPQSWFSTTQEERVAHDPARLAQLLSPPQSGLLASPQSAPGSLENSKPSESRMNGGGGSRENSTVDFSRDSQSPFHCSCGSLGGRGKRPAVDMNFMKKIPPGAEASNVLVGEVDFLERPIIAFIRLSPAVLLTGLTEVPVSTRFLFLLLGPLGKGGQYHEIGRSIATLMTDEIFHDVAYKAKDRNDLLSGIDEFLDQVTVLPPGEWDPTIRIEPPKSVPSQEKRKMPSMPNGSSPLSEIIKEEEHHTGPELQRTGRIFGGLVLDVKRKAPFYWSDVRDALSLQCLASILFLYCACMSPVITFGGLLGEATKNNISAIESLFGASLTGVAFSLFSGQPLTILGSTGPVLVFEKILFKFCSDYGLSYLPLRTSIGLWTAFLCIVLVATDASSLVCYITRFTEEAFAALICLIFIYEALEKLFQLGEMFPFNMHDNLDNLTFYTCQCSPPSNITEKMVQTWNQSDFTPDTINWSELDVPNCKKLHGEFVGPACGHSGPYIPDVLFWSVILFFTTFFLSSFLKQFKTKRYFPTKVRSSISDFAVFLTIMIMVLVDYLVGVPSPKLHVPDTFEPTSKSRGWLISPLGDNPTWTLFAAAIPALLCTILIFMDQQITAVIINRKEHKLKKGCGYHLDLLVVAVMLGVCSVMGLPWFVAATVLSISHVNSLKVESECSAPGEQPKFLGILEQRITGLMIFVLMGLSVFMTSILKFIPMPVLYGVFLYMGVSSLKGIQFFDRIKLFGMPAKHQPDLIYLRYVPLWKVHIFTIVQFTCLVLLWVIKASAAAVVFPMMVLALVFVRKLLDFCFLKRELSWLDDLMPESKKKKEDDKKKKAKEEAQRMMEVDGGMEVPYDNGDHLEIPVKSLKVSTDPSVVNISDEMAKTAVWKAVAMSSDSPKVLKPSASEEKMVSIKINVEDEQGDKCVDTETSL is encoded by the exons GTCACAGGGCAGTTTACGTTGGCGTACATGTTCCTTTTGGAAAACAAAGCAGGCGTAGACATCGCCACCGTGGTCACAAGCACCATCGGAAAAGGAAGGACAGAGGGTGCGAGCGAGAGGATGGGAGAGAATCGCCAGTGTACG ATACTCCCTCACAGAGGGTCCAGTTTATCCTCGGCactgaggatgatgatgaggagcATATTCCTCATGATCTCTTCACTGAGCTCGATGAGCTGTCCTTCCGTGACGGACAGGCTTATGAGTGGAAGGAGACGGCCAG GTGGTTGAAGTTCGAGGAGGATGTAGAGGATGGCGGAGAGCGCTGGAGTAAGCCCTACGTCGCTACGCTTTCCCTGCACAGCCTGTTTGAGTTACGGAGCTACATTATCAATGGCACAGTCATGCTGGACATGAGAGCAAACACCATTGAGGATATAACAG ACATGGTATTAGACAACATGGTGGCTTCTGAGCAGCTGGATGAGAGTTTGAGGGAGAAGGTGCGGGACGCCGTGCTGAAGAGACATCACCACCAGAATGAGAAGAAACTTAGCAATCGCATCCCGCTTGTACGCTCCTTCGCCGACATAGGCAAGAAACATTCAGACCTGCACTTGCTTGAGAGGAATG GGGAGGGTCTCTCAGCCTCCCGTCTGTCCATCCTTAGACGTACCTCCTCCACCTCCACTCCCCCCAGATCGCGCTGTCCCTCCAGAGACTCTCGCGGTTCCTCCATCATTCTCAACCAGCTTCTGCCGAGTGCCAATTCCTCCCCCAATGCCTCCCCTTCCGCCACCCCTCAAAACACGCCCCCTACTGCCCACCGCGCTTCTTCATCTTGCCACTCCCCAGGACCCTCTCAGCAGGGACCAGAGCTGGTGGTGGCACGGGGATGGAAAGAGGACATTCCAGAGGTCATGGTTTTCCCACCCGAAGAGGAGGAGGAACCGCAGTCATGGTTTTCCACCACTCAGGAAGAGCGGGTGGCGCATGACCCGGCCAGGCTGGCACAGCTCTTGTCCCCACCGCAGTCAG GCCTTCTTGCGTCCCCCCAGTCGGCCCCGGGGAGCCTGGAGAACAGTAAACCCAGTGAAAGCCGTATGAACGGTGGCGGTGGCAGCAGGGAAAACAGCACTGTGGACTTTAGCAGG GACAGCCAATCCCCTTTTCACTGTAGTTGTGGCTCTCTGGGAGGGCGCGGAAAAAGGCCTGCA GTGGACATGAATTTCATGAAGAAAATTCCTCCGGGTGCTGAAGCTTCAAATGTTTTGGTGGGGGAGGTTGATTTCCTTGAGCGTCCAATCATTGCTTTTATCCGTCTCTCACCTGCTGTTCTTCTCACTGGACTGACCGAAGTGCCCGTTTCAACAAG GTTTCTATTCTTGTTGTTGGGACCTTTAGGTAAAGGGGGCCAATACCATGAGATTGGCAGGTCAATAGCTACTTTAATGACAGATGAG ATCTTTCATGATGTAGCATACAAAGCCAAAGACAGAAATGACCTTCTGTCTGGCATAGATGAGTTCTTGGATCAGGTGACAGTGCTGCCTCCAGGAGAATGGGACCCCACGATACGAATCGAGCCGCCAAAGAGCGTCCCATCTCAG GAGAAGAGGAAGATGCCTTCCATGCCTAATGGCTCTTCTCCACTATCAGAGATTATCAAAGAAGAGGAACACCACACTGGACCTGAACTCCAGAGGACAGGACG GATATTTGGGGGTCTGGTGTTAGACGTTAAGCGGAAAGCTCCGTTTTACTGGAGCGATGTGCGAGACGCTCTCAGCCTGCAGTGCCTGGCCTCCATCCTTTTCCTCTATTGTGCCTGCATGTCCCCTGTCATCACCTTCGGAGGCCTTCTGGGGGAAGCCACCAAAAACAACATA AGTGCCATTGAGTCGCTGTTTGGAGCTTCACTGACCGGTGTGGCCTTCTCCTTGTTTTCTGGTCAGCCTCTCACTATCCTGGGCAGCACTGGGCCAGTTCTAGTTTTTGAGAAGATTCTTTTTAAGTTCTGCAG TGACTACGGTCTGTCCTACCTCCCTCTGCGCACTAGCATTGGCCTGTGGACGGCCTTCTTGTGCATTGTGTTGGTTGCCACAGACGCCAGTTCTCTAGTGTGCTATATAACAAGATTCACGGAGGAAGCCTTCGCTGCTCTCATCTGCCTCATTTTCATCTATGAGGCCTTGGAGAAACTCTTCCAGCTGGgggagatgttccctttcaacaTGCACGACAATTTGGACAACCTCACGTTTTACAC ATGTCAGTGTTCACCTCCATCCAATATCACAGAGAAGATGGTACAGACATGGAATCAGTCAGATTTTACTCCTGACACCATTAACTGGAGTGAGCTTGATGTGCCA aactGCAAGAAACTCCATGGCGAGTTTGTGGGTCCTGCTTGTGGTCATAGTGGCCCGTACATCCCTGACGTATTGTTCTGGTCTGTCATTCTGTTCTTCACCACTTTCTTCCTGTCATCCTTCCTCAAGCAGTTCAAGACCAAGCGCTATTTCCCCACTAAG GTCCGCTCTTCAATCAgtgactttgcagtttttctaaCCATCATGATTATGGTCTTGGTTGATTACTTGGTGGGCGTCCCCTCTCCTAAACTACATGTCCCAGATACCTTTGAG CCCACCTCTAAGAGCCGGGGCTGGCTGATCTCTCCTCTGGGCGATAACCCCACATGGACGTTGTTTGCAGCAGCCATTCCTGCCCTTCTGTGCACCATCCTCATCTTCATGGATCAGCAGATCACCGCTGTCATCATCAACCGTAAAGAACACAAGCTTAAG AAAGGCTGTGGGTATCATCTTGACCTTCTGGTGGTGGCCGTGATGCTCGGTGTGTGTTCTGTGATGGGCTTGCCCTGGTTTGTCGCTGCCACCGTCCTCTCCATCTCTCACGTCAACAGTTTAAAGGTGGAGTCGGAGTGCTCGGCCCCGGGGGAGCAGCCCAAATTTTTGGGTATTCTTGAGCAGAGGATTACTGGACTCATGATCTTTGTGCTTATGGGTCTGTCTGTCTTCATGACATCTATTCTAAAG TTTATCCCAATGCCCGTCTTGTATGGAGTGTTCCTCTACATGGGTGTGTCCTCACTCAAAGGCATACAG TTCTTTGACCGTATTAAGCTGTTTGGGATGCCTGCAAAGCACCAGCCTGACTTGATCTACCTGAGATATGTGCCGCTGTGGAAGGTTCACATATTCACAATAGTTCAGTTCACCTGCCTGGTACTGCTGTGGGTCATTAAAGCGTCTGCTGCCGCGGTAGTCTTCCCTATGATG GTTCTTGCTCTGGTATTTGTGAGGAAGCTTCTGGATTTCTGCTTTTTGAAGAGGGAGCTTAGCTGGTTGGATGACCTAATGCCAGAAAGCAAGAAGAAAAAGGAAGAcgacaaaaagaaaaaggcaaaagAG GAAGCACAGCGCATGATGGAGGTTGATGGAGGAATGGAGGTCCCCTATGATAATGGTGACCACCTGGAAATCCCTGTGAAGAGCCTTAAAGTCAG CACTGACCCCTCTGTGGTTAACATATCTGATGAGATGGCCAAAACTGCTGTGTGGAAAGCTGTTGCCATGAGCTCTGACAGTCCCAAAGTATTGAAACCTAGTGCCAG TGAAGAGAAGATGGTTAGTATTAAGATCAATGTGGAAGACGAGCAGGGGGATAAATGTGTGGATACAGAGACATCATTATGA
- the LOC109105012 gene encoding sodium bicarbonate cotransporter 3-like isoform X1, with amino-acid sequence MMQDFWGEVVNLRTTRGATRFSGNDEEAVVDQGKTSSTIHTNFEKEELESHRAVYVGVHVPFGKQSRRRHRHRGHKHHRKRKDRGCEREDGRESPVYDTPSQRVQFILGTEDDDEEHIPHDLFTELDELSFRDGQAYEWKETARWLKFEEDVEDGGERWSKPYVATLSLHSLFELRSYIINGTVMLDMRANTIEDITDMVLDNMVASEQLDESLREKVRDAVLKRHHHQNEKKLSNRIPLVRSFADIGKKHSDLHLLERNGLLASPQSAPGSLENSKPSESRMNGGGGSRENSTVDFSRDSQSPFHCSCGSLGGRGKRPAVDMNFMKKIPPGAEASNVLVGEVDFLERPIIAFIRLSPAVLLTGLTEVPVSTRFLFLLLGPLGKGGQYHEIGRSIATLMTDEIFHDVAYKAKDRNDLLSGIDEFLDQVTVLPPGEWDPTIRIEPPKSVPSQEKRKMPSMPNGSSPLSEIIKEEEHHTGPELQRTGRIFGGLVLDVKRKAPFYWSDVRDALSLQCLASILFLYCACMSPVITFGGLLGEATKNNISAIESLFGASLTGVAFSLFSGQPLTILGSTGPVLVFEKILFKFCSDYGLSYLPLRTSIGLWTAFLCIVLVATDASSLVCYITRFTEEAFAALICLIFIYEALEKLFQLGEMFPFNMHDNLDNLTFYTCQCSPPSNITEKMVQTWNQSDFTPDTINWSELDVPNCKKLHGEFVGPACGHSGPYIPDVLFWSVILFFTTFFLSSFLKQFKTKRYFPTKVRSSISDFAVFLTIMIMVLVDYLVGVPSPKLHVPDTFEPTSKSRGWLISPLGDNPTWTLFAAAIPALLCTILIFMDQQITAVIINRKEHKLKKGCGYHLDLLVVAVMLGVCSVMGLPWFVAATVLSISHVNSLKVESECSAPGEQPKFLGILEQRITGLMIFVLMGLSVFMTSILKFIPMPVLYGVFLYMGVSSLKGIQFFDRIKLFGMPAKHQPDLIYLRYVPLWKVHIFTIVQFTCLVLLWVIKASAAAVVFPMMVLALVFVRKLLDFCFLKRELSWLDDLMPESKKKKEDDKKKKAKERPLDVCNQEAQRMMEVDGGMEVPYDNGDHLEIPVKSLKVSTDPSVVNISDEMAKTAVWKAVAMSSDSPKVLKPSASEEKMVSIKINVEDEQGDKCVDTETSL; translated from the exons GTCACAGGGCAGTTTACGTTGGCGTACATGTTCCTTTTGGAAAACAAAGCAGGCGTAGACATCGCCACCGTGGTCACAAGCACCATCGGAAAAGGAAGGACAGAGGGTGCGAGCGAGAGGATGGGAGAGAATCGCCAGTGTACG ATACTCCCTCACAGAGGGTCCAGTTTATCCTCGGCactgaggatgatgatgaggagcATATTCCTCATGATCTCTTCACTGAGCTCGATGAGCTGTCCTTCCGTGACGGACAGGCTTATGAGTGGAAGGAGACGGCCAG GTGGTTGAAGTTCGAGGAGGATGTAGAGGATGGCGGAGAGCGCTGGAGTAAGCCCTACGTCGCTACGCTTTCCCTGCACAGCCTGTTTGAGTTACGGAGCTACATTATCAATGGCACAGTCATGCTGGACATGAGAGCAAACACCATTGAGGATATAACAG ACATGGTATTAGACAACATGGTGGCTTCTGAGCAGCTGGATGAGAGTTTGAGGGAGAAGGTGCGGGACGCCGTGCTGAAGAGACATCACCACCAGAATGAGAAGAAACTTAGCAATCGCATCCCGCTTGTACGCTCCTTCGCCGACATAGGCAAGAAACATTCAGACCTGCACTTGCTTGAGAGGAATG GCCTTCTTGCGTCCCCCCAGTCGGCCCCGGGGAGCCTGGAGAACAGTAAACCCAGTGAAAGCCGTATGAACGGTGGCGGTGGCAGCAGGGAAAACAGCACTGTGGACTTTAGCAGG GACAGCCAATCCCCTTTTCACTGTAGTTGTGGCTCTCTGGGAGGGCGCGGAAAAAGGCCTGCA GTGGACATGAATTTCATGAAGAAAATTCCTCCGGGTGCTGAAGCTTCAAATGTTTTGGTGGGGGAGGTTGATTTCCTTGAGCGTCCAATCATTGCTTTTATCCGTCTCTCACCTGCTGTTCTTCTCACTGGACTGACCGAAGTGCCCGTTTCAACAAG GTTTCTATTCTTGTTGTTGGGACCTTTAGGTAAAGGGGGCCAATACCATGAGATTGGCAGGTCAATAGCTACTTTAATGACAGATGAG ATCTTTCATGATGTAGCATACAAAGCCAAAGACAGAAATGACCTTCTGTCTGGCATAGATGAGTTCTTGGATCAGGTGACAGTGCTGCCTCCAGGAGAATGGGACCCCACGATACGAATCGAGCCGCCAAAGAGCGTCCCATCTCAG GAGAAGAGGAAGATGCCTTCCATGCCTAATGGCTCTTCTCCACTATCAGAGATTATCAAAGAAGAGGAACACCACACTGGACCTGAACTCCAGAGGACAGGACG GATATTTGGGGGTCTGGTGTTAGACGTTAAGCGGAAAGCTCCGTTTTACTGGAGCGATGTGCGAGACGCTCTCAGCCTGCAGTGCCTGGCCTCCATCCTTTTCCTCTATTGTGCCTGCATGTCCCCTGTCATCACCTTCGGAGGCCTTCTGGGGGAAGCCACCAAAAACAACATA AGTGCCATTGAGTCGCTGTTTGGAGCTTCACTGACCGGTGTGGCCTTCTCCTTGTTTTCTGGTCAGCCTCTCACTATCCTGGGCAGCACTGGGCCAGTTCTAGTTTTTGAGAAGATTCTTTTTAAGTTCTGCAG TGACTACGGTCTGTCCTACCTCCCTCTGCGCACTAGCATTGGCCTGTGGACGGCCTTCTTGTGCATTGTGTTGGTTGCCACAGACGCCAGTTCTCTAGTGTGCTATATAACAAGATTCACGGAGGAAGCCTTCGCTGCTCTCATCTGCCTCATTTTCATCTATGAGGCCTTGGAGAAACTCTTCCAGCTGGgggagatgttccctttcaacaTGCACGACAATTTGGACAACCTCACGTTTTACAC ATGTCAGTGTTCACCTCCATCCAATATCACAGAGAAGATGGTACAGACATGGAATCAGTCAGATTTTACTCCTGACACCATTAACTGGAGTGAGCTTGATGTGCCA aactGCAAGAAACTCCATGGCGAGTTTGTGGGTCCTGCTTGTGGTCATAGTGGCCCGTACATCCCTGACGTATTGTTCTGGTCTGTCATTCTGTTCTTCACCACTTTCTTCCTGTCATCCTTCCTCAAGCAGTTCAAGACCAAGCGCTATTTCCCCACTAAG GTCCGCTCTTCAATCAgtgactttgcagtttttctaaCCATCATGATTATGGTCTTGGTTGATTACTTGGTGGGCGTCCCCTCTCCTAAACTACATGTCCCAGATACCTTTGAG CCCACCTCTAAGAGCCGGGGCTGGCTGATCTCTCCTCTGGGCGATAACCCCACATGGACGTTGTTTGCAGCAGCCATTCCTGCCCTTCTGTGCACCATCCTCATCTTCATGGATCAGCAGATCACCGCTGTCATCATCAACCGTAAAGAACACAAGCTTAAG AAAGGCTGTGGGTATCATCTTGACCTTCTGGTGGTGGCCGTGATGCTCGGTGTGTGTTCTGTGATGGGCTTGCCCTGGTTTGTCGCTGCCACCGTCCTCTCCATCTCTCACGTCAACAGTTTAAAGGTGGAGTCGGAGTGCTCGGCCCCGGGGGAGCAGCCCAAATTTTTGGGTATTCTTGAGCAGAGGATTACTGGACTCATGATCTTTGTGCTTATGGGTCTGTCTGTCTTCATGACATCTATTCTAAAG TTTATCCCAATGCCCGTCTTGTATGGAGTGTTCCTCTACATGGGTGTGTCCTCACTCAAAGGCATACAG TTCTTTGACCGTATTAAGCTGTTTGGGATGCCTGCAAAGCACCAGCCTGACTTGATCTACCTGAGATATGTGCCGCTGTGGAAGGTTCACATATTCACAATAGTTCAGTTCACCTGCCTGGTACTGCTGTGGGTCATTAAAGCGTCTGCTGCCGCGGTAGTCTTCCCTATGATG GTTCTTGCTCTGGTATTTGTGAGGAAGCTTCTGGATTTCTGCTTTTTGAAGAGGGAGCTTAGCTGGTTGGATGACCTAATGCCAGAAAGCAAGAAGAAAAAGGAAGAcgacaaaaagaaaaaggcaaaagAG AGACCTCTTGATGTGTGTAACCAGGAAGCACAGCGCATGATGGAGGTTGATGGAGGAATGGAGGTCCCCTATGATAATGGTGACCACCTGGAAATCCCTGTGAAGAGCCTTAAAGTCAG CACTGACCCCTCTGTGGTTAACATATCTGATGAGATGGCCAAAACTGCTGTGTGGAAAGCTGTTGCCATGAGCTCTGACAGTCCCAAAGTATTGAAACCTAGTGCCAG TGAAGAGAAGATGGTTAGTATTAAGATCAATGTGGAAGACGAGCAGGGGGATAAATGTGTGGATACAGAGACATCATTATGA